The bacterium genome includes a window with the following:
- a CDS encoding DNA recombination protein RmuC has protein sequence MLLLVITLSVLSLILVAALFFFITRNKQDDSKASETQALFLSLQNRLDNLTGQLGTSLDGTRSSLIEQLAGMTNQLNTRLNESTNQTQTSTQQVNTRLDNAAKVIGDLQNKLGMLEEANQRIFNVGKDIASLQEILKKPKARGSLGEFFLADLLSEMLPQNSFKLQHRFKNGEIVDAAINVGDYILSIDSKFPLDNFQKIILAPTDAEKIASKKLFVQDVKKHVDAIAKKYIQPEEGTMDFAFLYIMAENVFYELIIKDDDLGQAESLQQYALRKRVIPVSPNSFYAYLGSIMQALRGQKMQENIHDVITQIRQMVIELGKFRDDFDKIGHHLGNLRSSYEASEKRLNRYQEKIEKINALDGHASEPPIKLISGS, from the coding sequence ATGCTTCTCTTAGTCATTACCCTTTCTGTTTTAAGTCTTATTTTAGTAGCCGCTCTTTTCTTCTTTATTACCCGTAACAAACAAGATGATAGCAAAGCCAGTGAAACTCAGGCCCTCTTTTTGTCGCTTCAAAACAGACTCGATAACTTAACAGGCCAGTTAGGCACTTCGCTCGATGGAACCCGTTCATCTCTTATTGAGCAACTGGCAGGAATGACCAATCAGCTGAATACCCGTCTTAACGAATCCACCAACCAAACTCAAACCTCCACCCAGCAGGTGAACACGCGTCTGGATAACGCGGCCAAAGTTATTGGCGATTTGCAAAATAAACTGGGTATGCTGGAAGAAGCCAACCAGCGTATTTTTAATGTAGGCAAAGACATTGCCTCGCTTCAGGAAATTTTAAAAAAACCAAAAGCCCGTGGCAGCCTTGGCGAATTCTTTCTGGCCGATCTTTTAAGTGAAATGCTGCCGCAAAACAGTTTTAAACTACAGCACCGCTTTAAAAATGGTGAAATTGTGGATGCTGCTATCAACGTTGGTGATTATATTTTATCGATCGATTCCAAATTTCCTTTGGATAACTTTCAAAAAATTATTTTAGCACCCACCGATGCCGAAAAAATCGCCTCTAAAAAACTCTTTGTACAGGATGTTAAAAAACATGTGGATGCCATTGCTAAAAAATATATCCAGCCCGAAGAAGGCACCATGGATTTTGCCTTTCTCTATATCATGGCCGAAAATGTTTTTTATGAGCTTATCATTAAAGATGACGATCTGGGACAAGCCGAATCGCTGCAGCAATATGCCCTGCGCAAACGTGTTATTCCGGTTAGCCCCAATAGCTTTTATGCCTATTTAGGATCCATCATGCAGGCTTTACGCGGGCAAAAAATGCAGGAAAATATCCACGATGTGATTACTCAAATTCGCCAGATGGTAATTGAATTGGGTAAATTTAGGGACGATTTCGATAAAATTGGCCATCATTTGGGCAATTTGCGTAGCAGTTACGAAGCTAGCGAAAAACGGCTTAATCGCTATCAGGAAAAAATTGAAAAAATTAATGCCTTAGATGGCCATGCGAGCGAACCCCCCATTAAATTAATTTCTGGCTCTTAA
- a CDS encoding kinase/pyrophosphorylase, with protein MTQAKFTIYVLSDATGELAHSMAIASARQFENVDVDIIRKSFVSTDEQIKEVVSEAKTRHGVIMFTMVSQEVRRKVLTESKAQEIVAIDIMGPSLDMLSNYFHTLPSAEPGLQYKVTRDYYKRTEAVEFTVKHDEGQGLDTLSEADIVLMGISRTSKTPLSIYLAYRGYRCANIPLVTGKDLPQQVLSLPNNKVFGLILSPEHLASLRTMRLKTLGRPDTETYAQPEHVQKELDHANALFAKIPGINIIDVTGKAIEEIASEIIHTLNFKDMPTLGRSGSGGE; from the coding sequence ATGACTCAGGCCAAATTTACAATTTATGTATTATCCGATGCCACCGGCGAATTAGCCCATAGCATGGCTATTGCGTCTGCCCGCCAGTTTGAAAATGTCGATGTGGATATTATCCGTAAATCGTTTGTAAGTACTGATGAACAAATAAAAGAAGTAGTCTCTGAGGCTAAAACCCGCCACGGCGTGATTATGTTTACCATGGTATCGCAAGAAGTACGCCGTAAAGTTTTGACTGAATCAAAAGCACAAGAAATTGTTGCTATCGATATTATGGGACCAAGTCTGGATATGTTATCAAACTACTTTCATACGCTTCCCAGCGCCGAACCGGGCTTACAATATAAAGTTACACGCGATTATTATAAAAGAACCGAAGCGGTAGAATTTACAGTAAAGCACGACGAAGGCCAGGGACTCGATACCTTAAGTGAAGCAGACATCGTACTTATGGGTATTTCGCGCACCTCTAAAACACCGCTCTCGATTTATCTCGCTTACCGTGGTTATCGTTGTGCCAATATCCCGCTTGTTACAGGAAAAGATTTGCCCCAACAGGTTTTAAGCCTCCCCAACAACAAAGTTTTTGGTTTAATTTTATCTCCCGAGCATTTAGCCTCGCTGCGCACCATGCGTCTTAAAACTTTGGGCCGCCCCGATACCGAAACCTATGCCCAGCCGGAGCATGTGCAAAAAGAACTCGATCACGCAAACGCATTATTTGCCAAAATTCCCGGCATTAATATTATTGATGTAACAGGAAAAGCGATTGAGGAAATTGCCAGCGAGATTATTCACACACTTAATTTTAAAGATATGCCCACCTTGGGCCGCAGCGGATCGGGTGGAGAATAG
- a CDS encoding FAD-dependent oxidoreductase, which translates to MDIKKPKLVILGSGFAGFSLLKGINTKDYDVVMVSPRNHFLFTPLLPSTTVGTIEFRSIIEPIRIAKENITFYQASANRLDEVTRTLYCHNALDGEEFSLNYDYLVITVGAAVNTFGIPGVEEHALFLKELWDARKIRQRIIECFERAATPGLATHEVDRLLHFVVVGGGPTGIEFAAEMHDFLEEDLTEWYPALIPFFKITVVEAAATILGSFDKSLSDYATKAFKRQKIDILTRSLVKEIKNDGVVLADGTEIPAGLTVWTGGNGPRDFVKNLPFDKDKAGRLITDKDLRIPNTLGIYALGDCAVIENKNFPATAQVAQQQGKHLSKILTRLARGKEIKPFRYRHLGMLAYVGSHQALADLPNVQGRGFITWVFWRSAYVTKLVSFKNKVLVLFDWFKKLIFGRDISRF; encoded by the coding sequence GTGGATATAAAAAAGCCAAAACTTGTGATTTTAGGCTCGGGCTTTGCCGGGTTTAGTCTCTTAAAGGGGATTAACACTAAGGATTATGACGTGGTGATGGTGAGCCCACGCAATCATTTTCTTTTTACCCCTCTCTTGCCCAGTACCACCGTAGGAACAATCGAGTTTAGAAGTATTATTGAACCTATTCGTATTGCTAAAGAAAATATTACTTTTTATCAGGCCAGCGCCAACCGGCTGGACGAAGTGACGCGTACGCTTTATTGCCACAATGCTTTAGACGGCGAAGAGTTTAGCCTTAACTATGATTATTTGGTGATTACCGTGGGCGCGGCTGTAAATACGTTTGGCATTCCCGGGGTAGAAGAACATGCACTTTTTTTAAAAGAATTATGGGATGCCCGTAAAATTCGTCAGCGCATTATCGAATGCTTTGAGCGTGCAGCCACACCGGGGCTGGCCACACACGAAGTAGACCGTTTGCTTCATTTTGTAGTGGTAGGAGGCGGGCCTACGGGTATTGAATTTGCCGCCGAAATGCATGATTTTTTAGAAGAGGATTTAACCGAATGGTATCCGGCTCTCATTCCCTTTTTTAAAATTACGGTGGTGGAAGCGGCGGCCACTATTTTAGGATCGTTCGATAAAAGCTTATCGGATTACGCTACCAAAGCATTTAAGAGACAAAAAATTGATATTCTGACGCGTTCTCTTGTTAAGGAAATTAAAAATGATGGTGTGGTACTAGCCGATGGAACCGAAATTCCTGCGGGACTTACCGTGTGGACCGGCGGCAATGGGCCTCGTGATTTTGTAAAAAATCTTCCTTTTGATAAAGATAAAGCCGGCCGACTGATTACCGATAAAGATCTGCGTATTCCCAACACTTTAGGTATTTATGCCTTGGGTGATTGTGCCGTGATTGAAAATAAAAATTTTCCGGCTACAGCCCAAGTAGCGCAGCAGCAAGGGAAACATTTAAGCAAAATATTAACGCGTCTGGCCCGTGGAAAAGAGATTAAGCCTTTTCGTTATCGCCATTTGGGCATGCTGGCGTATGTTGGCAGTCATCAAGCTTTGGCTGATCTGCCAAATGTACAAGGACGTGGTTTTATTACTTGGGTTTTCTGGCGATCGGCTTATGTTACCAAGCTCGTGAGTTTTAAAAACAAGGTTCTTGTTTTATTTGATTGGTTTAAAAAATTGATTTTTGGGCGCGATATTAGTCGGTTTTAA
- a CDS encoding amidohydrolase family protein: protein MIPCVLPDDNLLQGQKSRPIIDFHTHFYPDRLMEAFWSWFDKHAWNIVYKKYAPELVKILNNEGLSKAVVLHYPHKINMAEDLNKWVFDFCNQHRDFLLPFGSLHPDDSHKEKILKTCFETYKFHGLKFHSHVQHVSPDDARMTEVYEVANHYKTIVLIHCGTGPCFEESNGYGYDVKTVSGVNRFEKIVGKYRDIKFVVPHLGFEEIEPFLGLVKNHPNLYFDTAMAIGKYFPNRVDPQWIADHHDRILFGTDFPIIPYAWHHERDMLVSFKLGKEIEDAIFYKNALKLLNISL from the coding sequence ATGATCCCCTGTGTCCTCCCCGACGACAATCTCCTCCAAGGCCAAAAATCTCGCCCTATCATCGATTTTCACACACATTTTTATCCTGATCGTCTCATGGAAGCCTTTTGGAGTTGGTTTGATAAACACGCCTGGAATATTGTTTACAAAAAATACGCTCCCGAATTAGTAAAAATCCTCAACAATGAAGGTCTCTCCAAAGCCGTGGTTCTACATTACCCACACAAAATCAACATGGCGGAAGATTTAAATAAGTGGGTATTTGATTTTTGTAACCAACATCGCGATTTTTTACTCCCCTTTGGCAGTCTTCATCCGGATGACAGCCACAAAGAAAAAATATTAAAAACCTGTTTTGAAACTTACAAATTCCACGGGCTTAAATTTCATAGCCATGTGCAACACGTATCCCCAGATGATGCCCGCATGACAGAGGTTTACGAGGTAGCCAATCACTATAAAACAATTGTTCTCATTCATTGCGGCACGGGCCCTTGTTTTGAAGAAAGTAATGGTTATGGGTATGATGTAAAAACCGTGAGTGGGGTTAATCGTTTTGAGAAAATCGTGGGGAAATATAGAGATATTAAATTTGTAGTGCCTCACTTGGGCTTTGAAGAAATTGAGCCTTTTTTGGGATTAGTTAAAAACCATCCTAATCTTTATTTTGATACAGCCATGGCTATTGGTAAATATTTTCCCAATCGTGTGGATCCGCAGTGGATTGCTGATCATCACGATAGAATTTTATTTGGCACCGACTTTCCTATTATTCCCTACGCATGGCATCACGAACGAGACATGCTGGTTTCTTTTAAATTAGGAAAAGAAATTGAAGATGCCATTTTTTATAAAAATGCGCTAAAACTCCTTAATATCAGTTTATGA